In Oncorhynchus kisutch isolate 150728-3 linkage group LG7, Okis_V2, whole genome shotgun sequence, one DNA window encodes the following:
- the LOC109894535 gene encoding cdc42 effector protein 3-like, giving the protein MPLKMSLCRKPASARWSRTQKRREVLSVNMISLPLADFCHVAHIGNNASSDSFGDLSFLKGGHSLILHSSQSEHNLFLACYPPPKPPRLNLGEAEALKIPEWTRAHLSHSTSERRKEYRSLPMLDSEEGEGAIEASVSTSHGVMVSSHSPGRGSLSSGRDGDSTQTCHENTLQLDEVDNSFSFSLDLGPSILDDVLQVMDRLHY; this is encoded by the coding sequence ATGCCACTGAAGATGTCTCTGTGCCGTAAGCCAGCCTCGGCCCGCTGGTCTAGGACCCAGAAGCGCAGGGAGGTGCTCTCTGTCAACATGATCAGCCTCCCATTGGCCGACTTCTGCCACGTTGCCCACATCGGGAACAATGCCAGCAGTGACAGCTTCGGGGACCTGTCCTTTCTGAAGGGGGGCCACAGCCTGATACTGCACAGCTCTCAGAGCGAACATAACCTCTTCCTGGCCTGCTACCCTCCACCCAAACCCCCACGACTTAACCTGGGTGAGGCCGAGGCCCTAAAGATCCCAGAGTGGACCAGGGCCCACTTGAGCCACAGCAcctcagagaggaggaaggagtacCGATCCTTGCCCATGCTGGACAGTGAGGAGGGCGAGGGGGCGATCGAGGCCAGTGTTAGCACCAGCCACGGGGTCATGGTCAGTAGCCACAGTCCTGGCCGGGGCAGTCTGAGCTCTGGCAGGGATGGAGATTCCACTCAGACCTGCCATGAGAACACACTGCAGCTGGATGAGGTGGACAACAGCTTCTCCTTCAGCCTGGACCTGGGCCCCTCCATCCTGGATGATGTGCTGCAGGTCATGGACAGGCTCCACTATTAG